Proteins encoded in a region of the Falco rusticolus isolate bFalRus1 chromosome 10, bFalRus1.pri, whole genome shotgun sequence genome:
- the MRPL16 gene encoding 39S ribosomal protein L16, mitochondrial, whose translation MWRWRLPRPLLARGGPGAVTVPRAGLKKYVLPPDYSGITFPERTKLKFVDKVPAVPKVRREPRQLRDIRGPSRQATHFTQGQYGILALGGGYLHWGHFEMIRLTIGRSMDPKNMFAIWRVPAPYKPVTRKSLGHRMGGGKGPIDRYVTAVKSGCLVVEVGGRCEFGEVKPFLTQVARKLPFPAIPVSRDSLQQMQQEEEEKRLNNQNPWTFERVITANMLGMRKYLSPYDLHLKGRYWGKFFLKHRV comes from the exons aTGTGGCGATGGCGGCTCCCGCGGCCGCTGCTGGCCCGAGGAG GTCCCGGCGCTGTCACCGTCCCCCGGGCGGGCCTCAAGAAGTACGTGCTGCCCCCGGACTACAGCG GTATCACCTTCCCGGAGAGGACGAAGCTGAAGTTCGTGGACAAGGTCCCGGCAGTGCCCAAGGTCAGACGGGAGCCTCGGCAGCTACGTGACATCCGCGGCCCATCCAGGCAGGCCACCCACTTCACCCAGGGGCAGTACGGGATCCTG GCCTTGGGGGGTGGCTACCTCCACTGGGGCCACTTCGAGATGATCCGCCTGACCATCGGCCGCAGCATGGACCCCAAGAACATGTTTGCCATCTGGCGTGTGCCAGCCCCCTACAAGCCAGTGACGCGGAAAAGCCTGGGGCACCGCATGGGGGGCGGCAAGGGTCCCATCGACCGCTATGTGACGGCAGTGAAGAGTGGGTGCCTGGTGGTGGAGGTCGGTGGGCGCTGTGAGTTCGGGGAGGTGAAACCCTTCCTCACGCAAGTGGCCAGGAAACTGCCCTTCCCTGCCATCCCTGTCAGCCGCGACAGCCTCCAGCagatgcagcaggaggaggaggagaagaggctCAACAACCAAAATCCCTGGACCTTTGAGCGCGTCATCACTGCCAACATGCTAGGGATGCGCAAGTACCTCAGCCCCTACGACCTGCATCTAAAGGGACGCTACTGGGGCaaattctttctgaaacacaggGTGTAA
- the CBLIF gene encoding cobalamin binding intrinsic factor: protein MENHCPRSHDPPTLLDTLGHTDKLAVLGSAAAAVGGQMTGEGHQEQLKAERTPKRDECPRNSAGLSGPACPEDEMLLSVAFGIGVLLALAGSTAAHGCVAPHHLVSKLLHQLEDSVKRDEPPNPSILLAMNLAGATDSSARQWLLQQIQKEAVKKAQKDMTSGQVALYVLALLSSCQNPQQVHALGHTVDLLSILQQKTDEEMASLETEGVPITTLYSVSLDALALCLAGAGGYREPSVMLAKQVLSPESDISVDTRAVAALALTCTYSHVDLQDEQDLLWEALSTVTNEFLDEQEKGNGMIGNIYSMGLALQALGATSKFYAPREWDCTQAFSVVYKHDYRLPMAIAQVLPALVGKSYLEAAHVDCDAIAASITVHYSVINKLRGKHFSYTISVQVPRGSTLLRVLQEAAAKEPNKFSFKTEQTSWGPMVVSIHGLAASSADRTYWQFLSGQDALQEGVGTYKPHMGEHIQAVFSTY, encoded by the exons ATGGAAAATCACTGTCCCCGCAGCCATGACCCTCCAACTCTGTTGGACACCCTTGGGCACACAGATAAGCTGGCGGTGCTTGGCAGTGCTGCCGCAGCAGTGGGAGGGCAGATGACTGGGGAAGGGCACCAGGAGCAGCTAAAAGCAGAGAGGACGCCCAAGAGAGACGAGTGCCCACGGAACTCTGCTGGCCTGAGTGGACCTGCTTGCCCTGAGGACGAGATGTTGCTCAGCGTGGCTTTTGGCATTGGGGTCCTGCTGGCGCTGGCAGGCAGCACGGCCGCGCACGGCTGCG TCGCCCCGCACCACCTGGTCTCCAAGCTGCTGCACCAGCTGGAGGACTCTGTCAAGAGAGATGAGCCACCAAACCCCAGCATCCTGCTGGCCATGAACCTGGCCGGGGCCACCGACAGTTCTGCCCGCCAGTGGCTGCTCCAGCAGATACAGAAGGAAGCCGTGAAAAAAGCCCAGAAAG ACATGACCTCGGGACAGGTGGCTCTGTACGTGCTCgccctcctctcctcctgccagaACCCCCAGCAAGTCCACGCGCTTGGGCACACTGTCGACCtgctcagcatcctgcagcagaaaacGGATGAGGAGATGGCCAGCCTGG AGACGGAGGGTGTCCCAATAACCACCCTGTACAGCGTGAGCCTGGACGCCCTGGCCCTATGCCTGGCAGGGGCGGGTGGCTACCGAGAGCCATCTGTGATGCTGGCCAAGCAGGTGCTGAGCCCTGAGAGCGACATCTCCGTGG ACACCCGTGCCGTGGCGGCGCTGGCACTGACATGCACGTACAGCCACGTGGATCTCCAGGATGAGCAGGATCTGCTCTGGGAGGCACTGTCGACAGTGACCAATGAATTCCTCGACGAGCAGGAGAAAGGCAATGGCATGATTGGGAACATCTACAGCATGGGGCTGGCCCTGCAG GCACTGGGGGCCACAAGTAAGTTTTATGCCCCACGGGAGTGGGACTGCACCCAGGCCTTCTCGGTGGTGTACAAGCATGACTACCGCCTGCCCATGGCCATTGCCCAGGTCCTGCCTGCCCTCGTGGGCAAGTCGTACCTGGAAGCGGCTCATGTGGATTGCGACGCCATTGCTG cctccaTCACGGTGCACTACTCCGTCATCAACAAGCTGCGGGGAAAGCACTTCAGCTACACCATCTCAGTGCAGGTCCCACGCGGCTCCACGCTGCtcagggtgctgcaggaggcGGCAGCGAAGGAGCCCAACAAGTTCAG CTTCAAGACGGAGCAGACGTCCTGGGGCCCCATGGTAGTCTCCATCCACGGGCTGGCCGCCAGCTCGGCCGACAGGACATACTGGCAGTTCCTCAGCGGCCAGGACGCCCTCCAGGAAG GGGTCGGCACGTACAAGCCGCACATGGGGGAGCATATCCAGGCTGTCTTCAGCACCTACTGA